A segment of the Mercurialis annua linkage group LG4, ddMerAnnu1.2, whole genome shotgun sequence genome:
GAAGGATATATAACTGGAGAATGTTGTATCTTAATCTAGCTTCTTAGCTGTAGCTAAAATGCTCGTTTTTACATACACAACTACTACGCTTGATATGAATGTCCTTCTATAAGATGTAGTTTTGCAGTTAATGGCTCTCACAACTCATGAGATTTTTAACTGATTTGTGCTTTTAAACAATGTTGGCCAATGCAGTAACAGTAAAGAAAACTCAGTTAAAGATTATTGTGATGGCTTGCCTAGACATTTCTAATTGTCAAATCACATGTTTGATttcctattttttttgttttcagtgTTTTTGTGCTATTTACTTATCGTAATCAATTACTACAGTTGCTTCGAGGGCTAAATTATCTTCACTCAGCAAACATCCTCCACCGTGACTTGAAGCCAGGAAATCTCCTCGTCAATGCAAACTGTGACTTGAAGATATGTGATTTTGGATTGGCAAGAACCAGCAGAGGCAATGAACAATTCATGACCGAGTATGTGGTAACCCGCTGGTATCGAGCACCTGAGCTGCTCCTCTGCTGCGACAACTACGGTACCTCTATTGATGTCTGGTCTGTGGGATGCATCTTTGCTGAGATTCTTGGCCGTAAACCTATCTTTCCTGGAAAAGAGTGCATGAACCAGCTTAAGCTGATCATAAATGTTCTTGGCAGCCAACAAGATGCTGATATTTTGTTTATCGATAACCCCAAAGCTCGGAGATATGTCAAAACTCTTCCTTACTCTAGAGGAACCCGCTTCTCCCATTTGTACCCTCAAGCTGATCCATTAGCCATAGACTTGTTGCAAAGGATGTTGTTGTTTGATCCATCAAAGAGAATTACGGTCACAGAAGCACTTCTTCATCCTTACATGTCAGGGCTGTATGATGCAAGACGCAATCCACCTGCACAGGTCCCTATTGATATCGACATAGATGAGAACCTGGGTGAATCTATGATCAGGGAAATGATGTGGAATGAGATGCTTCTTTACCACCCCGACTCAGTGTCggacgatgcttaggtaatgcaGATTTGATCTCGTCTTGTCTTATTATAATCTATAACTGTCCAATAGACGAATGGTTATTGAAATTGGCGTGCTAAGCTTAACAATCGCAACAAGTTTTTTCTTTAGTTGCTCTAGTTTCATTCCTAGGAGATGAGGTCTCTATAGCTTGTAAATAGGTTTCGCTGCAATATGTAATTTACAAATTCATATCTACTGACATATTCAGTTGATTAAATGCATGGTTATGCTTGAGTATTTATGTAATCTCTTTCGACATCACGAAATGAATTATTCATTAACCATTTACTGTAGTTTAGCATCACTTGCCTAAATCATATTAGTCAAAGCATTGGATTCGGCTGGCTTATTGATTATTGATATAATCCTTCTGCTGACCATATTCAGAACCTATGTTTTGTAAAATGGAATTTTAACAATGATCAAAACATTATTAATGCAAATATTTGTTGAAGTGTTTATATACAAGAAAATAGGCGGTTAAAAAGTTTCTTAGTTGCAAAATTTAGTAACTTTACAGAATGTTATTGAATTTAACTACCCTGATTTCTTTttattcgatttttttaatgtttttttttttgatacaaaGAAGATTGGCCAAAGTGAGAGAAAACTAAAGAGATGTACACATACGGAGCATCGATACACCCGCAATGTCGTCAGAGACGAAATTAGAGAGGCTGCCAAGCATAGTGTCGTACAAGGCCTAAGTTATGAGAAAAGAACATTATTTGCCATTCTATCGGTACACCGATTTCCTTCTCTATGGATATGCCACATACTAACACGCCAATCACGTGTAAGAATATTTTTAATAGCATTCAACAAGTAATTATTGGCGTTGATCAAAAAGTCTTCCTTAAGAATAGCCTCCACAACAAGCATCTATCCATCTTGAGAATAATGTCCCTAAATCATCTATTCCAAGCAATTTTTAGGCCATCATAAGCTCCCCAAAGTTCATCTTGGAAAACCGAGCACTAACCTATCGATCTACTATAACCAAATATCCATTCTCCTTTATTGTTTCTAGCAATGCAGCCGGAAGCTGCGTTGTTCTCCGAGGGACGAACAGCCCCGTCCGTGTTGATCTTCAAAACAGCCGGAGGAGGTGGATTCTAACAAATAATTAAGAAGTTCCTTTTTATATCTCAGGCCAAACCTAGAAATCAGGAGGTAACGATGAGCTTGAGTAGTGAACAGCACCATCCAACGAATATCAAAAACAAGCAACTCCGAGCTGCGGCTGGGGTTATTGAAAATCAACTTTCACTCTTACAttgatttagtttattttatctatttctttatatttttagaatttaaaaaacaaaatttgtaataccatttaaaataaaataataatgacTCAAATCTTAATATTCCAACACATTTAAATCCAAAAGAGTAGTGAACAAATTATAACatctattaatattaaattaatatgtaattttaaaattcttaaataaacaattaatataaaaaccaTAAGTATTTCGTCTTATTCCTTTGAACAGTCATGAGTTCCTCCTGTTTTTCTCTCATACATGCACACAAAATCGCAATAATGTAAACGGACCCAGGTGAGAAGGTGAAGGGGCTAGCGTCCCCccaagttttttattttttacaaaagaGTGCTTCAAATGGTtactaattttttcttttttctacaAACTGCCCcctcaaatatttttttatacgaCCGCATCCCCCTTTACTTGAGTTCCTAGTTCCGCCCCTGAATGTAATTAAGGAACTGTTTCTGGTGATACCCTGAAATGAGAAATCTGGATGTTGTCGACAGGAAGCTTTCGGAAGTTGCTATGTTTTCTGGTGACAAAAAATTTGCCCCAAGTGTAAGGCTTATATTCGGGTGGATTTTGGTGATTTACAATCTCCTCGAGAGGCTTAACCTCGGTATAATGTGAAGGGTTGAAGAAGAATGGAATTGAAAACCTTTCCTTCTCAGGGTTCACCTTTACTCTGTGCTCCACACTTTTGTATGCATCATTGCTCCATACCTGCACAATTTTCATTTCCCAAAtcatttcattttataataGCAAAACTCGTGTTCAGGTTCctgtatttgtttatatttttgacattGAATCCTTACGTTTttatttatcagtattccttatACTATACACATTATGTCCCTCCGTAACGATAATAAAGTGCATGTATGCTAGTACAAGTAGAATAATTTTTCATTCTTTTATGTATGAATTGACAATTTTTATGATGGAGGGACCACTATCTATGAAATTTCAAGTGTAAAGACTCGATGTTAGCCAGTAAAGATGCAAAATCCAATGCAAAATATAAGACAAATGTAGAAAGTTAAACATGTGTTATGCCTTTtataatatgaaattttataGCATATCGAATAATTATTTAGTCTAAATAGTTAATATCTCTAAAAACATGATCCCATACTATATATTTGATTGTATGTCAatagttaaatttaaaatgtatatattttttggtACAGATACCGTCTGATATCCGGAGCCACTGTCTCAACTAATTAGAACCGAGTGAGATAGAATCTCGTAAGGCGACTAAACTATCTTGTAAGGCCataaatctttttttaaaagatatttaaaagTGTTCCATATCTatgatttaaaatcaaaacttaTAATTAAAGAGGAATGAGCTCTTACCACTCCATCTCGTCCCATATATAAACGTAGCGAGATGGTGAATTCAAATTCTCAAACACAGCCAATTCTTAAAGTAATCTAAAAAGTAAAGTTGATATACGATCGTGAATTCAAATTCTCAAACACAGCCAATTCTTAAAGTAATCTAAAAAGTAAAGTTGATATACGATTAAGAAACATACCTGAATAATGTCCCCCACATTGATGATATAAGAATCAGGGGTTGGCTTAACCCAAATCCACTCTCCAGATCTCTTCTTAACTTCAAGTCCTCCAACATCATCTTGAGCAAGAACAGTTAAGGCACCAGCATCCTTATGCCGACCGACGCCGAGAGCCAGATCAGGAACAGGGCAAGGTGGGTAGTGATTCAGCCTGATGAAGGTGGTTTCATCTTTAAAGAATCCATGGAACCTATTTGCCTCCAAACCTAGACTCAGTGCAATAAGCTCCATTAACTTGTATGCTAGTCTTTCCATTTCTTTACCATATTCCTCGCAGATTTCCCTGTTCACGCCACACCAATCAATCCATTAACAATATAAATTAGTAataaagtaccaaaaaatgatTCAGACAAGCTTTTAACCCTCGTCATCAATCTTATAAAAAGTGTTACTACCTTAACTGAAGGGGATATTCAGGCCACTGATTATGCCACATAGTAACTTCATCATCATCAAGCTTATAAGAAGCAGGAACAAGTGTCGGATCCTGAACAGTAAAATCAAACACTTCTTTCCAATCTCTAACGTTTTTAGTATGCTCAGTATCATAATAACCCATCACTTTTTTTTCATCTCTCCTAACCTTATTCTTCTCCTCCACACTCTGACCAAAAAAATTCTCTGATGCATTAAATATTTTGTCCCTCTTCTCTAGTGACACACCATGGTTGATCACTTGAAAAAACCCCCAGTTTTTGCATGCATCGCCTACTTTCTTAACAAGAACATCGAGTGCATCGGGTGAGCTGAGTATAGAGAGATCAATCGTGGGTATTCCTTCTGCTTCGATGTTTTTGAGGTTTGGTCTGTGTTCTGGAGCTTGGATGAAAGCTTGATCAACCTCTCCCATGGTGGATTTTGATTTGATGATGATTTTTGAAGTGGGGGTTATGATGTTTTTGTAATATATTTTTGAGATGAGGGAAAGGAAACATTCATATacttattgtttttattagtaATAATGGAAATGGTTACAATTGGAGAATGAAGCTAGACATGATTTGATGAATCTAGACATGATTTGATGAATGTAGACGTGATTTAGCGAAATGATGCGATGAATTTAAGCATATAGCAAATTTTATATCGAAGTATGACGTTTGTGCTTGCACGGAAATGTTGTAATTTGAAGAGAGATTTAggaatttacctaaaataaaagaataatagGATTTTataccttaaaaaaaaaaaagttagcaCAAATACAGGGTAATTGATACTGAAGGTCACTGaactttcgagttttttcattttagtcactaaactattttttttttcattttcatcactaaactttcattttttttcattttggtattttccggccaaaaatgcttaggtggcagccggaattaattttttttaacctgaaaacttgccatatatgcattatttgatctaaaaattcattttcaaagtgaaattatgtatgtatgataaattttcaaagtaaaacttgtaaaatccggttgtcacatgtcaacttccggctgccacctaagcatttttggcctgaaataccaaaatgaaaaaaaatgaaaattcagtgatcaaaatgaaaaaaaaaatagtttagtgatttaaatgaaaaaactcgaaagttcagtgatcttcagaatcaattaccccaGAAATACAtcataattttaacttttttagagtTTTACTTTCCGTgtcataattatttataattttactctcTCTCTTTATCTCTCTTTTTCTACTCTGACACATCTTATACATGTATATCTCTTTTTTTCCCTCTCTCTTTTTCTGTTTTCTCCTTTCTTACATATGCAGACCActgattattatttcttttgttcttctttaaattatttgttggcatttcttttttatttgttcaaagctttttttctttattaattataaataatttttttaattaaactatcaaatgttttattaattttaaattaaatgttactatttatttaatatctTATCATATTGATAGAGGATTTATCATATATGtactaaatataataatttgaattttataaaatatatttataacaaatatattaattatatattataatgttaataaattattattttattatttatattattataattatattttttcaacttagcatgtaattatcagtgtatcatattgcactgatatcttattatcatgtcattatcagtatcgtatgtagcagattattatatgataatgtgatgatactgctggataagacaaaatcatattatcatatgattttCACAGTACTACATTATCCTATGATTGTCACagtttcaccttatcatataattatcaatgtatcatattgcattgtcattttattatcatgccATTATTAGTAccgtatgtagcagattattatcatttcgttatcataatttttctgtatttttttcatGCGGGTaccatattatcataatattatcattttattaccaataagaaccttatcatactattatcttcagattatcatctcgttatcataaattttatgtattcttttccatataggtatcatattatcatataccattatcataattttattattttattatcatctggttatcactggtatcatgaatctttttctaattatattttcacatacgttatcatccaattatcataacattatcatacttcattatcatctagttatcatacttcattatcatctagttatcatactgcagtgttatataataatgttatgataacgacatggtaatattatgataatgacatgataatacagtggtactcatatgataatcagccgttttaaaaaaaattatttttctcttcagttttatgataatgatatgataatgcaGTAATAATCATATGATTTGGTAATGACGATTATCATAttttacgtactttatcataattttaatcataattttatcataaaattatcataatttttttatgtaatttatgaagaattaaataacattttcataacaatattataatattatcatagtcttatcataaaattatcgtagtcttatcataatattatcgtCATTACAAAATATTCCAAGATATCTGATTTATCCTTTTAATAAGCTCATCTATAAAATCATCACGATTTCTAGCATCACCTCCTTCCACATAGTGCAGCTCTTTTGTTTTTTCATGCATCTCAAATGTGTTTTGAGATTGAATGGCCATATGAAGTTGTTTGCATCCTTGAAGTGCGGTCCAAGGGTTAAAATTTCTTTTGTTCTTCAAAACGATTCAGCCACAAATTGCACTTCGTCACCGCCCATTTCATTCTCTCAAGTTCAAT
Coding sequences within it:
- the LOC126677462 gene encoding mitogen-activated protein kinase 7 isoform X2; its protein translation is MATLVDPPNGVRQRGKHYYSMWQSLFEIDTKYVPIKPIGRGAYGIVCSSINRETNEKVAIKKINNVFENKIDALRTLRELKLLRHIRHENVIAIKDVMMPAHRASFRDVYMVYELMDTDLHQIIKSSQPLSNDHCKYFIFQLLRGLNYLHSANILHRDLKPGNLLVNANCDLKICDFGLARTSRGNEQFMTEYVVTRWYRAPELLLCCDNYGTSIDVWSVGCIFAEILGRKPIFPGKECMNQLKLIINVLGSQQDADILFIDNPKARRYVKTLPYSRGTRFSHLYPQADPLAIDLLQRMLLFDPSKRITVTEALLHPYMSGLYDARRNPPAQVPIDIDIDENLGESMIREMMWNEMLLYHPDSVSDDA
- the LOC126677462 gene encoding mitogen-activated protein kinase 7 isoform X1; its protein translation is MEMATLVDPPNGVRQRGKHYYSMWQSLFEIDTKYVPIKPIGRGAYGIVCSSINRETNEKVAIKKINNVFENKIDALRTLRELKLLRHIRHENVIAIKDVMMPAHRASFRDVYMVYELMDTDLHQIIKSSQPLSNDHCKYFIFQLLRGLNYLHSANILHRDLKPGNLLVNANCDLKICDFGLARTSRGNEQFMTEYVVTRWYRAPELLLCCDNYGTSIDVWSVGCIFAEILGRKPIFPGKECMNQLKLIINVLGSQQDADILFIDNPKARRYVKTLPYSRGTRFSHLYPQADPLAIDLLQRMLLFDPSKRITVTEALLHPYMSGLYDARRNPPAQVPIDIDIDENLGESMIREMMWNEMLLYHPDSVSDDA
- the LOC126676743 gene encoding jasmonate-induced oxygenase 2-like, translating into MGEVDQAFIQAPEHRPNLKNIEAEGIPTIDLSILSSPDALDVLVKKVGDACKNWGFFQVINHGVSLEKRDKIFNASENFFGQSVEEKNKVRRDEKKVMGYYDTEHTKNVRDWKEVFDFTVQDPTLVPASYKLDDDEVTMWHNQWPEYPLQLREICEEYGKEMERLAYKLMELIALSLGLEANRFHGFFKDETTFIRLNHYPPCPVPDLALGVGRHKDAGALTVLAQDDVGGLEVKKRSGEWIWVKPTPDSYIINVGDIIQVWSNDAYKSVEHRVKVNPEKERFSIPFFFNPSHYTEVKPLEEIVNHQNPPEYKPYTWGKFFVTRKHSNFRKLPVDNIQISHFRVSPETVP